Below is a genomic region from Sebastes umbrosus isolate fSebUmb1 chromosome 20, fSebUmb1.pri, whole genome shotgun sequence.
cacaaaaacacacaagtcaGAAACTGTAAATGTGAACTCAACCAGTTGGCTTTGGTTCCAATAAACAGGAACTGTTTGCACCAGATGGTATTGGTATTTATTCAACAAACTGTAGTCTTTTGCATGGTCACTGTATCTTGTTTGCACCATTTTTAAAAGAACTAACAAACACGCTCTCTAGGCCGACATCCGTAGCTTTAATGTCAAGGTGACACAGTGTTCATATCAGTGGATAAAACAGCAGTCGTCCTACAGTATCTCACCACGTCCCGCTGTCTAAATCACAGAGCCATATCTCATCACTGGGCAACATGATTTCCTCTCCAGCAACTACCTGTGaggggaaagaagaggagataGATTTTGGATGCACAAGTGGCACAAATTTAGGCTAAAAATTGCtgccacaaaaataaaaatttgaCTATGATGGCTcatgttcgtgtgtgtgtgtgtgtggtttaacTGGATAGATGGTAACCATAGAACAACAATCCGGATGCAACAAGATTCTGTCTGagaaatgttttctttgttggAACATGTCCTGCTCTGCTGCATATTTTCAAGATCAACATTATTCTCTAGATATGTATGTATAGACTCAGtttccagtttattaggtacaccttacCAAAGTTTAACTACAACAGTCCTTCAATAAATCCTCCCGTCATGATGGTTAGGATGTTTTAATTTAGACACACTAaaagtaggagtagtagtatcgagagtatcgtgatattgtgttgtgcgatactgtatcactaaaacactgtattgatttttaattaacctcagttttaaagttactgttatttatcctcctgataaataacactccaaaatcACCTTAATTAATGTAGGAAGCACTTAAGGTTAAATGtgcagtaattttaccactgACAATGTTATTGCCGTTACAAAACCTCGGCTTATGTGTGGATGTTATATTAAGAATcgaacaacatcaaacaaacaataaaaataaatacgaatttttgaatttattactaattattttatatcgcaatatattgaatcgttacccctgtatcacgatacgtatcgtatcgtcagATTCTTGCAAATAGTAATTAAAAGTGGTGTTGATTCAAgttcatggtcattttcaaggCTGTAGTTAACaagtgttgtgttgtttgtcCAACACACCTGCATCAACAAAAGGTGGACAAAACATTAGAGACACCTCTCTCAGTATGAAGCACAAACTACATCTTTCAAAGCTGTttcaacaaaacatttgatataaaaggagttttttttttttgcagggctgtttttttttttattagactGCATCAGTTTTGGTTAGATGAAACTGTTAATTTAAGCATATTAAAAGAACATTAAGTGAACATTGGAGTAACTGGAGGAGAAACAAGGTAATGGGAGActttaataaaaggcagatATTTACCTGCACAGGTAGAGTTTTCTTACCTGGTAACCTCCCCACACATACAGCAGGTTGTTCTCTATGAACGCTGAATGGCTGCTCCTCTTCAGCCGGCTCAGTGGAGCAGTtctctcagcagcagcatccatcccccccaaaaaaacaaatcaccgACTCACCGGccttacaataaaaacaaactaaaatgtttAGCAGGAATGTTTTGGTGgctcagagagcagagagagagacctgctctaggctgctgctgctgctgctgctgcacagagaggAAAGCAGACTGGATTGGTGCTGAACGTGTTTTTCAGGCTTGCTGTGACTTTACTCCTCCCATTAACATGATCCCTGTTGTTCTGCTTGTTTATTTCTGGCATGAAAGCACTCTGCATTGAAGAGGGGGGGAGCCCACTTTACCTCATTTAACAtctttaaaatatcaaattaaatGTGTGCTGAAccattttatgtttgtttattggcTTTATAAATAAGTTCATGCATATTTAAACTTTTTGTTTGCACATATTTTCTGCAATTTAATATAATTAGGCCAATGTGCTCAACATTAACAGAGAGAAATAGTTTGACTCAtcaaacacaggtgtaactgGTTAGATAAtgagtgcatagtatgtgatggtattgtgcatgctgtcaAAAGCAGGAAGTAATCATGATGTGATTAGATGCACCTGTGCTTTGTTAAAGGTCCAGCCTGCTCCTCAACAATAGGCCCTTTCACAGCAGGCATGAAAATCACAGGTGACACTAATAATATTAAAGGATAGgtccacattttttaaaaacaatactCACATGACTGGCAACGCAGTATGaaggcagtttgtgaaatttaatctatttgattcgtgtacatagacacgaatttcccttttttttttagcttttccgttccagtcttttcaaaataaaactacttaaaaAGGTTTCTTTCAGGTTTTAaagaaatctagcccgtgacgggagactttggccaatcccaggtcatttcagagagagagagcgttcctattggctgagagAGGCTCCagttcggctctgattggttgttttcctccggtctatgaaatcctgcagatgccattaggagcaccggaggacacagaggcacatgattttattcagattacctgtctcatgcactactgtcaggacatagtgactgttttatagaaatacgttttttaatcatatttgctccgtttctacccaCAGGTACTTTAagagaaaatacttttatttctcTCACCTGGAATTAACCACTGTGTATTATGACATTTGGCACATTTCacgtttgtttttaatttaatttttatttgaggtttttcatccttttttgtttgttttcctcatcacttaaaaaatatatgcaatTGTTGATTAACACAATAAAATCAATTAacttaataaaagaaaaatgagaatgtttAGACTAAAAATGGCAGTTAGATATTAAAGCTCCAAAAGTCATTGCAACTGCAGCtaaagattttatttattattattatattataattattacaaaattaatttaaagaagATGACTGTTGGTGAATACAACAAAGTCTGTAAAAAGCTCACTACCTCAAGTGTCTGCTGGGAAAAAAGTCCTATAAACAACAGCCAGACTCAGTGTCCGTAGTGCATAAAGgaacaaattaaatatacaaTTAAATATCAGCAAACTATGCAACAAGTTAATGACTAAACACACTTGTAAAATTCAACCTATAGCTAATGATCAATAGTGCCTAAAACAGAAGAGATTCATAATGTAACACactgatatttatttcataattgtCATTTatacatcatacatcatacatGATCAAtgagatgacaaaaaaaaagacagcccAGGAATAACATTATTCTGTACTTGCCACTTGCAAGTGATATGTTCTGCATATATCAAGATGGACTTGATGAGTAAACCTTcaattatttttgttctttgcagattctgcaaaaaaaaatctatgtgTTACTTCTGTTCGAGTTCAACTCTACATCAGAGTCAAATATTCAAGagaagaaaattaaattaagcaaaagtgataataaaaatgtcagCAATGCATGTGCGTTAGCTGAGCGGTAACTCTGTATGCTAGAAGATATTACAACTAAGATCTAGTTGAAATATCAGTTTAACAGTCATAGCTATTAAGtgcaaatgtgcaaaaatgtgttttgacttCAGGATCAATGAGAAATTCAATATTTTGTAGTTTCTGCCAACgtttatgatttatttacttCAGCAACTTCATGAATAATGTCAGTGGCTCGCCTCACAAGTAGCAAATGTTTGaccaaatatatgtatttaaatttaaatttaaaatcacACATATTAATGTATGTTACTGAGAGAAACATTCCACAAACTGATTTTTTACCTTTACATCAAAATCAGTCTCTAATGCAGTTATGttatgataaataaacaaagaaagtaCCTGTGCGGTGCTTTTTGGCCCTttgtcaaacacacaccaagAGGAAAATAGTGTAAAGCTTAAATGAAAAAGAAGGCACATCAAAATCTGTTGATTAGAACATTTCGAGTgctgttttgatatttttgcatGTTCAACCTCACTGCTGCGTTATGTATAAATATGAGCATCTGAGATGAATGTTCCGTGGAGCATTTCTGGTAAACATGATGAACGTCGACACAACAAGACAAAGTAAAAACCCacgatgtaaaaaaaatgtgttgggTACGATTCTTGGCAGCAACTTTTCACCGTCCTTCGTTTGATGCCGTGGCTGAGTGTGAAGTCAGAGAGGTATTAAAGTCACTAGTCAGTAACATTTGGCTGCATTACGTCAGCGTGATGAGTCGAGTTGCTGTCGAGCACGGTTCCTCTTCCTTCTTTAAAGAAAAGGTCAGTCAGGGCAGGCAAATCACGCTCATAATTGCACTTGAGGTTACTTCATGTAAAAGCTagattttctgttattttttctgtCCTTCAGCGGTGCTCTAGCttcctgaaaaaaacaaaaaaacaaaaaaaaacgtggcCTTGTTAGACGGGGCTACACAGCGCCGCCCTGCTGGCTGCGCTCAGTCCAGCAGATCTCTCTCCAGGTATTTCTTCATCCGCTGACAGCGAGGACACGAGTCCCCGGCAGCCTTGCAGGCCAGGTGAAACACAGCTTTACAATCTTTACACCTGGGCAGAGACAAAATAATAAGcattaaaaacaagcaatttagaaacaaacataatcataataatggACAATTCCATTCAATAATATTGATCTAATATATTCAGGCAAAATTGCTTAATTCTTCTTTGACATAACTAACTAAGAGAGGATGAAAATGGATGATTTAAAATGTTGCGTTTTGATTTTAATGTGGCATGAcagtgaaaaacaaattaatgagatgttaaagacaaaaataacaaaataattgtcattaatcacatgtttttccATTTAATTATGACAGTAAATGCATTCAtgaaaagaaatacattttgatctGCATGGTCTGGACGGATGGACAGACGGACAATCCGAAagcataatgcctccggccatggCTGTCTCCagtgcggaggcataaaaaggtAATTGTGGGGATGAATTAAGCAGTACTGAGGCGGCCCAGGATAACGTACCTGGTGGTGATGTCAAACTGGAAGGGGAAGATGATGTCATTAGCGTGGCATAACTGACAGATGAAGCCACGCTGAGTGCACAGGTCACAGTGGAACACGTGGTTGGAGGCGTACTGCAACAGTGTGAGCAGGTAGGTTGCATATTGACCCTCTgctatctaaaaaaaaacaaaaaattaacaCATATTAAGATGTTTCAAGGTGGCAGACGACAGATGCAGTAACATCAAGAACACAGCAGGATACCTGTCGTAGGTCCATGACGCTGTACAGATGGCTCGACTCCAGCAGGTACGTTCGCTGCTCCAATCTgacagagaataaaaaaaaatatataaaataaaatgttgtgatAAAATATGGTGAAATATAAAACGCATCATTCACACACCTGGCTTGGAGTTTCTTGCAGGCTCCGCTGCGGCAGGTGAGCAGGTAGTCGCCCAGCAGGCGTAGCCTCTTCCGCAGGTTGTGGGCCTGAGACATGGACTCTGAATGCTTCACCAGCTCAGGGTTCAGGTGCTCCAGGTTCAGCAGAGGCTCCTGCTCCACCTGAGCCAGCAGATGCATGGCCTTCTTAGACACctggacagacacacacaggtcacACTCATGAGGTCAGAACAAAGTTGTGTGTGATCACTGAGGGTGAGTGTTACTGAAAAACATCAAACTTGTGCCTCAGTATTTTAAGTGAAACCACTGAAAGAAGGCTTAAAAGACTCTGATGTAGACATCCTTCTTCTTTCTTGTCAAAAAACTGTTAACTTCCAGGATTGTtacagtaaactaaaactgaaactaaaacaaaaataagccgtgaaaaatatatttagtgaactgaaactaaataataacgatatcctttaagaaaaactaaactgaaactaaactgcCTGTTTAAAAAACTAATACAATTTTAGTCTTTTAGCTTTAATATATCCCTACTGAAAtaaggagacagcatgaatttctgTCAAGTCTCCCAACAGACatgaccttccaggagatggcgctaTGCCGCAACTGCCTCACTAAAGTAGCacaaagattaaacattttGGCCTCcatacacagttctccaaccatgtattttgtatgtatataactacatcttctgagacattatagctggcTAAAACCAccgtaaaactaaaactaaatatataaaaactaaacctttctgaaaaactgaaactctGAAAGCtaactgaaactaaacaaaactgaaataaaaaagtcaaaactaaaataaaataaaaaaacaaattgaaaattcTAAACTTTTATAACCCTGGTGCATACATtgcccacaatgcaacttgacaAGGCTTTATACAACCTATTTCACATATGCAGTAAGACCTGTAAAcacactttgatgtgtaaaatctgaGCAGTCGCCATTGAAATGATTTTCCCTCATAGTTTCATCCCCATATCTGATCACAGCAACTGTATATTGTTATGCATGTGCTGCACCTACCTCTCGCTGTGTGAGGTCCCAGTTGTGCACCATGCGTGAAGGGATGACGGTGGTGTTACCGTGGTGACAGGAGTCACAGTAGTACTGGCCTGAGAACTCACAGAGCCTGGCTCTGCCCAGCGACGGGCCGATCTGCTGAGCACACCCTGCGTATGACACACAGCAAACAAAACTTCAGCCTCCGGTTCACATCAACAAAACAGCTAATTCACTCAcatatacaacacacacacacacacacacacacacacacacacacacacacacacacacacacacacacacacacacacacacacacacacacacacacacacacacacacacacacacactaccgaCTTCTACAATGACTATATCCCACAAAAACctagtttttattatttcctcCCTCACACATGTAATGTTAATGTCCTGATTCAAGTTGtgaatataaaaaacaacacctTCAACACCACATGTATGATTTTTCCGACAGACTGGCGTGATCAGTTGTCATATTTAGAAGCGACCAAACAATAATTATTGTGCGTTCATGCTTTTTGTTGCAAGACCAGCGACTCAACGTTACCTGCACACTTGAAGCTCTGAGCGTCCAGCCCCTTCTCTGAGGGAACAGTGCACAGATGAACAAGAAGTGCTCCGTCTTCTTTCAGTCTGTGCTGCACCAGTCTGGGGAGATTTCCAGTCCCCGGGCAGACCACAGCCGGCTCCTCAGAGACTTCGTCCTCCCCGCTCTCCAGGTACGAGTCCAGAGCTCCTCGGATCAAAACCCTCCAAGAGCGAGCCTCCTCTGGGTTTTCTGCTCTTATTCTAAGCGTCTCCCTGACGGTCAGGAGCTTGAAAAAGGCCGGTCCTCCCAGAGAGACGTCAGGCACCACGTCGCGGATGTCCTCAATAGGGTGGGTTTGCCGCAGCAGCTTCTTTCCCTCTTGAACCCGAAAACCTTTCAAAGCCTccaaggagagggagaagacCTGCGGCGCCCATGTCCGAGCCTCGGGATCTGTGGAGAAgtacaaaacagcttctttgaTGGCGTCCGTTTCCAAATCAGCAGTCCGAGTCCAGTCGAGTTCCTGTTCCTGTAGAGGAGGAGGCGCCTCCTGTCCTCCACCTGTCCCTGTGTCAGAAGATGATGGGCCTCGCTCAGGGCTGGAGGGGGCGGAGGACGCATCCACACCGTTCTCACAGGTGGGTTGCAGCACCTCCCACTGCTCGTCAACACGGGACGCTGGACGGCATTTGTTGACGGCCTCTATGATCCGGTCCACCCAGTCCTCAGCTTCGTCGCGATTGGCAGCCCGGAGGTACAGACGCTTCCCGGGAAAGGCCAACTCGAAGCGGCCCTCGGTCGAGGCGATGCGAGCGTCCTCACATCGCACCAGGGAGCAGTTGTCGCAACACGTCCGCTCCTCTGCGTTGAGGTACAGCCGGAACTCGAAGGGCGACAGCTCGCAGTAGTAATCACGCCACATTCCCATCGCACCTCGCCGCTCCAGATGACCGAGCTTCAGCAAGCCACGAAACGGGTTGGACAGCCCTGACAGACAGCAAAGAATCAGCGGAAGTTATTTCACATGATGCGTGGTCTATTTTCACTTTGTGGAGACTTGTTGAGAGCTAGAGACAAATTTTATTTTGTCACAACTGCTTTCAGTGAactgggttcagttttaaagctagagtgaagatactggtatcatatgaaactataaagaaaatatatgtcattgttttgtgttgttaa
It encodes:
- the plekhm1 gene encoding pleckstrin homology domain-containing family M member 1 is translated as MLATQMPDSPPEAKDVIQIKEKLAQSLKALQKRYVTSDTVVTSEDGDANLLCCALEAIFIHGIKSKYIRSDAGGRGRKGDRGPLPQPFFWSLLKTVTHRDVVTELEKISFVGTDVGRCRAWLRLALNHGLLECYLASLFREGSKLRAHYQPSALLLNTEEREVLLSYLQGLASLTFSLSYKSAVLNEWTTTPLALAGLCPLSQADALHPTLNGGDLPSSKRKESWDTVSQSSSSSDAQDMQRGCPVMLSGKGTNGGRTALNSSNLSLDTTGSSQLSSSLSSDSLLQGQDPRSPTGEQWSSCDLDMAISVNISTKRPQKDFLTDFRESGHCSQDSMREDSFVSSTGPDQYSETAVFSSSDNETQGPPTTSQEHVDSLPDSVLCDSEPPSTSSDENHVNCSPSEVSISASSELHMDTEVLSTVSEPVEPLESVESVEPVEEVHTTGVKESPEAVAVQEEKEALTSDPSMHQGPRRSTSILSSQLSSDSLSHSRSWISEDDIYKPQLEEVSDQDEAPPPAPTAELKVSQSPPSVVHRRQYGLSNPFRGLLKLGHLERRGAMGMWRDYYCELSPFEFRLYLNAEERTCCDNCSLVRCEDARIASTEGRFELAFPGKRLYLRAANRDEAEDWVDRIIEAVNKCRPASRVDEQWEVLQPTCENGVDASSAPSSPERGPSSSDTGTGGGQEAPPPLQEQELDWTRTADLETDAIKEAVLYFSTDPEARTWAPQVFSLSLEALKGFRVQEGKKLLRQTHPIEDIRDVVPDVSLGGPAFFKLLTVRETLRIRAENPEEARSWRVLIRGALDSYLESGEDEVSEEPAVVCPGTGNLPRLVQHRLKEDGALLVHLCTVPSEKGLDAQSFKCAGCAQQIGPSLGRARLCEFSGQYYCDSCHHGNTTVIPSRMVHNWDLTQREVSKKAMHLLAQVEQEPLLNLEHLNPELVKHSESMSQAHNLRKRLRLLGDYLLTCRSGACKKLQARLEQRTYLLESSHLYSVMDLRQIAEGQYATYLLTLLQYASNHVFHCDLCTQRGFICQLCHANDIIFPFQFDITTRCKDCKAVFHLACKAAGDSCPRCQRMKKYLERDLLD